Proteins encoded together in one Pseudoalteromonas xiamenensis window:
- the gyrA gene encoding DNA topoisomerase (ATP-hydrolyzing) subunit A, with the protein MSDLANEILPVNIEDELKNSYLDYAMSVIVGRALPDVRDGLKPVHRRVLFAMHELKNDWNKPYKKSARVVGDVIGKYHPHGDSAVYDTIVRMAQPFSLRYMLVDGQGNFGSVDGDSAAAMRYTEVRMSKLSHELLADLEKETVDYVPNYDGTEQIPDVLPTRVPNLLVNGSSGIAVGMATNIPPHNLTEVINGCLALIQNPDMTIEEIIDYIPGPDFPTSAIINGKKGIIDAYKTGRGKIYIRARAEIEVDEKTGRETIIVHEIPYQVNKARLIEKIAELVKDKKIEGISALRDESDKDGMRIVIEVKRGEVGEVLLNNLYAQTQMQTVFGINMVALANNQPKLFNIKEMLEAFIIHRREVVTRRTVYDLRKARDRAHTLEGLAIALANIDPIIELIRKSPSPSEAKIGLISRPWDLGTVRPMLEKAGEENAARPDWLAPELGIRDGVYYLSEQQAQAILDLRLHKLTGLEHEKILAEYQELLDLIAELLYILSSPERLMEVIRDELVEIKETYGDGRRTEISAAAHDISLEDLITEEDVVVTLSHEGYVKYQPLSDYESQRRGGKGKAATRMKDEDFIERLLVANTHDTILCFSTSGRLYWLKVYQLPLASRTARGKPIVNLLPLEADERITAILPVREYEENKYVIMATADGTVKKTSLIEYSRQRSSGIIAINLKEGDSLIGVDITDGSSEIMLFSDAGKVVRFKEAEESQATDEDGNPIFDENGNPEIIFKGVRPMGRTATGVRGIRLADDQKVVSLIVPKNDGPILTVTENGYGKRTPLEEYPIKGRATQGVVSIKVSERNGKVVGAVQVLDNDEIMLISNRGTLVRTRVNEVSVVGRNTQGVILIRTIDGEQVVGLQRIDEIEVEDLPFEEGVEQVDGVDDAPETVNEEQAPE; encoded by the coding sequence ATGTCTGATCTCGCCAATGAAATCCTGCCAGTCAATATTGAAGACGAACTCAAGAACTCGTACCTAGATTACGCAATGAGCGTAATTGTTGGTCGTGCACTTCCTGATGTTCGTGATGGTCTTAAGCCAGTGCACCGTCGCGTATTGTTCGCGATGCATGAGCTTAAAAATGATTGGAACAAACCATACAAAAAATCTGCACGTGTTGTAGGTGATGTAATCGGTAAATATCACCCTCATGGTGATAGTGCGGTATACGATACAATCGTACGTATGGCACAGCCATTCTCGTTGCGGTATATGCTCGTTGATGGTCAAGGTAACTTCGGTTCAGTTGATGGTGACTCTGCTGCGGCAATGCGTTATACGGAAGTCCGTATGTCGAAATTGTCACACGAGCTACTCGCCGATCTTGAAAAAGAAACGGTTGATTATGTGCCTAACTACGACGGTACAGAGCAAATCCCAGATGTTTTGCCAACCAGAGTGCCTAACTTATTGGTCAACGGTTCTTCTGGTATTGCGGTTGGTATGGCAACAAATATACCTCCACACAACTTGACGGAAGTCATCAATGGTTGTTTGGCTCTTATTCAAAATCCGGATATGACGATTGAAGAAATCATCGACTACATCCCTGGGCCTGACTTCCCAACATCTGCAATTATCAACGGTAAGAAAGGCATCATCGATGCGTATAAAACCGGTCGTGGCAAAATCTACATTCGTGCCCGTGCAGAGATTGAGGTAGATGAAAAAACGGGCCGTGAAACGATCATTGTTCACGAGATCCCATACCAAGTTAACAAAGCGCGTCTAATAGAAAAGATTGCTGAGTTAGTTAAAGATAAGAAGATTGAAGGCATCAGTGCGCTACGTGATGAGTCTGACAAAGACGGTATGCGTATTGTTATTGAAGTTAAGCGCGGCGAAGTAGGTGAAGTTCTACTTAATAACCTGTATGCACAAACACAAATGCAAACTGTGTTTGGTATCAACATGGTTGCGCTTGCTAACAATCAACCAAAACTGTTCAACATCAAAGAAATGTTGGAAGCGTTCATCATTCACCGACGCGAAGTAGTAACACGCCGTACAGTGTATGATTTACGTAAAGCGAGAGATCGTGCCCATACACTTGAAGGTTTGGCGATTGCACTTGCAAACATCGACCCAATCATCGAACTTATTCGTAAGTCTCCAAGTCCAAGCGAAGCAAAAATCGGACTTATTTCACGTCCTTGGGACTTGGGTACTGTTCGCCCTATGCTTGAAAAGGCGGGTGAAGAAAATGCTGCGCGTCCAGATTGGTTAGCGCCAGAGCTTGGTATCCGTGATGGTGTGTACTACCTTTCTGAACAACAAGCACAAGCTATCTTAGATTTACGTCTACATAAGCTTACGGGTCTTGAGCACGAGAAAATTCTTGCAGAATATCAAGAGTTGCTAGATCTGATCGCTGAATTGCTTTACATCTTAAGTTCACCAGAGCGTTTGATGGAAGTAATCCGTGACGAGCTTGTTGAAATCAAAGAAACATACGGTGATGGCCGTCGCACTGAAATTAGCGCGGCTGCACACGATATCAGCCTAGAAGATCTAATCACTGAAGAAGACGTTGTTGTGACGCTGTCTCACGAAGGCTATGTGAAGTACCAACCGCTTTCTGACTATGAGTCACAACGTCGTGGTGGTAAAGGTAAAGCGGCAACACGAATGAAAGACGAAGACTTTATCGAACGTCTGCTAGTTGCGAACACGCACGATACCATTCTTTGTTTCTCAACCTCAGGTCGCTTGTATTGGTTGAAAGTATATCAACTACCACTCGCTTCTCGTACCGCGCGTGGTAAGCCAATTGTTAACTTATTGCCACTTGAAGCTGATGAACGTATTACCGCTATTCTTCCTGTTCGTGAATATGAAGAAAACAAATACGTAATCATGGCGACAGCAGATGGTACGGTTAAGAAGACGTCGCTAATTGAATATTCTCGTCAACGTTCAAGCGGTATCATTGCGATTAACTTGAAAGAGGGCGATAGCCTCATTGGTGTTGATATCACTGATGGTAGTTCAGAAATTATGTTGTTCTCGGATGCTGGTAAAGTGGTTCGCTTTAAAGAAGCTGAAGAATCACAAGCGACAGATGAAGACGGCAATCCGATTTTTGATGAAAATGGCAACCCTGAAATTATCTTCAAAGGCGTAAGGCCAATGGGTCGTACTGCAACGGGTGTGCGTGGCATTCGACTAGCGGATGATCAAAAAGTGGTCTCACTGATTGTGCCGAAAAACGACGGTCCAATCTTGACGGTAACCGAGAATGGTTACGGTAAACGTACGCCACTTGAAGAATACCCAATTAAAGGTCGTGCAACGCAAGGCGTTGTGTCAATCAAAGTGTCTGAACGTAACGGCAAAGTTGTTGGCGCTGTTCAGGTTCTAGATAATGATGAAATCATGCTTATCTCTAATCGAGGCACGTTGGTACGTACTCGAGTTAACGAAGTTTCGGTTGTAGGACGAAATACACAAGGTGTTATTTTGATCCGTACTATTGACGGCGAACAAGTAGTTGGTTTACAACGTATCGATGAGATTGAGGTTGAAGACCTTCCGTTTGAGGAAGGTGTTGAACAGGTTGATGGTGTTGACGATGCACCTGAGACGGTGAATGAAGAACAGGCACCGGAATAA
- the nrdA gene encoding class 1a ribonucleoside-diphosphate reductase subunit alpha has product MNQQLSVTKRNGRKEPLDLDKIHRVIEWAAEGLDNVSVSQVELKSHIQFYDGIRTEDIHETIIKAAADLISKETPDYQYLAARLAVFHLRKKAYGQFEPPRLYDHIVTMVEDNRYDRHLLVDYTKEEIEQLEGFLDHSRDLNFSYAAVKQLEGKYLVQNRVTGQIYESAQFLYMLVSASLFSGYDKTSRLDYIRRFYDAVSTFKISLPTPIMAGVRTPTRQFSSCVLIECDDSLDSINATSSAIVKYVSQRAGIGINAGRIRALGSPIRNGEAYHTGCIPFYKHFQTAVKSCSQGGVRGGAATLFYPLWHLEVENLLVLKNNRGVEENRVRHLDYGVQFNKLMYSRLIKDEYITLFSPSDVPGLYDSFFQDQAKFEELYVKYEQDESIRKKRIKAIELFSMFAQERANTGRIYLQNVDHCNTHSPFDPVIAPIRQSNLCLEIALPTKPLNNVNDPEGEIALCTLSAFNLGAIQSLDELEELAELAVRALDNLLDYQDYPVPAAFNATMGRRTLGIGVINFAYYLAKNGVKYSDGSANGLTHKTFEAIQYYLMKASNELAKEKGACPKFNETTYSKGIMPIDTYKKDLDSVCSEPLHLDWDSLRENIVKYGMRNSTLSALMPSETSSQISNATNGIEPPRGHISVKASKDGILKQVVPEYDRLKDSYELLWDIPSNDGYLQLVGIMQKFIDQTISANTNYDPNKFDGGKVPMKLLLKDLLTAYKLGVKTLYYHNTRDGASDSQEELKPQVEDDGCEGGACKI; this is encoded by the coding sequence ATGAACCAACAGCTATCAGTCACTAAAAGAAACGGCCGCAAAGAGCCGTTGGATCTTGATAAGATCCATCGCGTTATAGAATGGGCAGCAGAGGGATTAGACAATGTCTCTGTTTCACAAGTAGAGCTTAAATCGCACATCCAGTTTTATGATGGCATTCGTACAGAAGACATCCATGAAACAATTATCAAAGCCGCTGCTGACTTAATCTCGAAAGAAACTCCTGATTATCAGTACCTTGCTGCGCGCCTTGCTGTTTTCCACTTACGCAAGAAAGCCTATGGTCAATTCGAACCACCGCGTCTGTACGATCACATCGTTACGATGGTGGAAGATAACCGTTATGATCGCCATTTATTGGTAGACTACACGAAAGAAGAGATTGAACAGCTTGAAGGTTTTCTTGATCATAGTCGCGATCTTAATTTCAGCTACGCCGCGGTAAAACAACTAGAAGGTAAATACCTAGTTCAAAACCGAGTGACTGGCCAAATCTATGAAAGCGCTCAATTCCTTTATATGCTTGTGTCTGCGAGCTTGTTCTCAGGCTACGATAAAACGTCGCGCTTAGACTATATCCGCCGTTTTTATGATGCGGTATCGACATTCAAAATTTCGTTACCTACGCCTATTATGGCTGGGGTTCGTACACCAACGCGTCAATTTAGCTCGTGTGTTCTTATTGAATGTGACGATAGCCTTGATTCAATCAACGCAACATCTTCTGCAATAGTGAAATACGTTTCACAACGCGCTGGGATTGGTATTAACGCTGGTCGCATTCGTGCTCTTGGTAGCCCAATTCGCAATGGCGAGGCTTACCACACTGGCTGTATTCCATTTTACAAACACTTCCAAACCGCGGTTAAGAGCTGTTCTCAAGGCGGTGTTCGTGGTGGTGCAGCTACCCTATTCTATCCATTATGGCACTTGGAAGTTGAAAACTTACTGGTATTGAAAAACAACCGTGGTGTTGAAGAAAACCGTGTACGTCATTTGGATTATGGTGTTCAGTTTAACAAACTAATGTACTCTCGCTTGATTAAAGACGAGTACATTACTCTGTTCAGCCCATCTGACGTACCTGGACTCTACGACTCATTCTTCCAAGACCAAGCTAAGTTTGAAGAATTGTACGTTAAGTATGAACAAGACGAGTCGATCCGTAAAAAGCGCATTAAAGCAATTGAGCTCTTCTCAATGTTTGCTCAAGAGCGTGCTAATACAGGCCGTATCTACTTGCAGAACGTTGACCACTGTAATACTCACAGTCCGTTTGACCCGGTGATTGCGCCTATTCGTCAATCTAACTTGTGTTTAGAAATCGCGTTACCAACTAAACCGTTGAACAATGTAAATGACCCTGAAGGTGAAATTGCATTGTGTACGCTATCAGCGTTCAACTTGGGTGCGATTCAATCTCTTGATGAGTTAGAAGAACTAGCTGAGCTTGCAGTTCGTGCACTTGATAACTTGCTTGATTATCAAGACTACCCTGTACCTGCAGCCTTCAACGCGACAATGGGCCGCCGCACGCTTGGTATCGGTGTTATCAACTTCGCTTATTACCTTGCAAAGAACGGTGTGAAGTATTCTGACGGTAGTGCAAACGGTTTGACGCATAAAACATTTGAAGCGATTCAATATTATCTAATGAAGGCTTCAAATGAACTTGCGAAAGAAAAAGGCGCATGTCCTAAGTTTAACGAAACAACGTATTCAAAAGGCATCATGCCAATCGATACGTACAAGAAAGACTTAGATTCTGTGTGTTCAGAGCCACTGCATTTAGACTGGGATTCACTGCGTGAAAACATCGTTAAGTACGGTATGCGTAACTCAACGCTGTCTGCGCTAATGCCTTCTGAAACATCTTCTCAGATTTCGAACGCAACTAATGGTATTGAACCGCCACGTGGTCACATTAGTGTTAAAGCAAGTAAAGACGGCATCTTGAAGCAAGTTGTACCTGAGTATGATCGTCTAAAAGACAGCTATGAACTTCTTTGGGATATTCCATCTAACGATGGTTACCTACAACTTGTTGGTATTATGCAAAAATTTATCGACCAAACGATTTCTGCAAACACCAATTATGATCCAAACAAGTTTGATGGTGGTAAGGTACCAATGAAGTTGTTGTTGAAAGATCTTTTAACAGCATACAAACTAGGTGTGAAAACATTGTATTACCACAATACGCGTGACGGCGCATCGGATTCTCAAGAGGAATTGAAACCTCAAGTGGAAGACGATGGCTGTGAAGGCGGAGCGTGTAAAATCTAA
- the serC gene encoding 3-phosphoserine/phosphohydroxythreonine transaminase, giving the protein MTVYNFCAGPAMLPPEVMKKAQQEFLDWQGLGVSVMEVSHRSKPFLAMVKECEASLRRLMNISDEYEVLFMHGGGRGQFAAVPLNLSEDGLPGVYIENGIWSKGATTEGAKYLEAQGIDIRNDVDGKFSITPVSAWTLPEAASFIHYCPNETIDGIEIFDVPSHPTAPIVADMSSNILSREINVNDFDLIYAGAQKNIGPSGLCIVIIKKTLLARKGLVKPSILDYALEAQQGSMYNTPPTFAWYLAAEVFKHLESIGGVKEMEARNREKAQILYDYIDQSDFYSNKVAVHCRSLMNVPFWLKDDALNEAFLSQAEQAGLVALEGHRIVGGMRASIYNAMPVEGVRALVSFMEQFAKENS; this is encoded by the coding sequence ATGACGGTTTATAATTTTTGCGCAGGCCCTGCGATGTTACCGCCAGAAGTAATGAAAAAGGCACAGCAGGAGTTTCTTGATTGGCAAGGACTTGGTGTTTCAGTGATGGAAGTCAGTCACCGTTCTAAACCATTCTTAGCGATGGTGAAAGAATGTGAAGCGAGCCTACGCAGATTGATGAACATCTCCGACGAATACGAAGTGTTGTTTATGCATGGTGGCGGTCGAGGCCAATTTGCAGCAGTACCTTTAAACTTGAGCGAAGATGGCTTGCCTGGCGTTTACATTGAAAATGGTATTTGGTCTAAAGGCGCCACTACCGAAGGGGCAAAATACCTAGAAGCCCAAGGAATTGATATTCGTAACGATGTCGACGGTAAATTTAGCATTACGCCAGTTTCAGCATGGACATTACCTGAAGCAGCGTCATTTATTCATTATTGCCCAAATGAAACAATCGATGGCATCGAGATATTTGATGTCCCGTCACATCCAACCGCGCCGATTGTGGCCGATATGTCATCGAACATTTTATCTCGTGAAATCAACGTAAATGACTTTGATTTGATTTACGCTGGCGCCCAGAAAAACATCGGCCCATCGGGTCTTTGTATTGTAATCATCAAGAAAACGTTATTGGCACGAAAGGGATTAGTAAAACCATCGATCCTTGACTATGCATTGGAAGCTCAGCAAGGCAGTATGTACAACACGCCCCCGACGTTCGCCTGGTATTTGGCTGCAGAGGTATTCAAACATTTAGAATCTATTGGTGGCGTCAAAGAGATGGAAGCGCGAAATCGAGAAAAAGCGCAGATCCTGTATGACTACATTGATCAATCTGATTTTTATAGCAACAAGGTAGCAGTTCACTGTCGTTCGTTAATGAATGTTCCATTTTGGCTAAAGGACGATGCGTTAAATGAAGCCTTTTTATCTCAAGCAGAGCAAGCGGGACTGGTAGCGCTAGAAGGACATCGTATTGTTGGTGGCATGCGAGCAAGTATCTACAACGCGATGCCTGTTGAAGGTGTTCGAGCGCTAGTTTCCTTCATGGAACAATTTGCCAAGGAGAACAGTTGA
- the ubiG gene encoding bifunctional 2-polyprenyl-6-hydroxyphenol methylase/3-demethylubiquinol 3-O-methyltransferase UbiG — protein sequence MTEHQNVDSAEIAKFEAIAERWWDREGEFKPLHDINPLRLDFIQNKSNGLFGKKVLDVGCGGGILTESMAKVGADATGIDMGQEPLNVAKLHALEAGVNVTYLKTPVEVFADENPARFDVVTCMEMLEHVPDPASVILAVAKLVKPGGQVFFSTLNKTIKAYLLAIVGAEKIMKIVPDGTHDHDKFIRPATLIDWAEQADLKVRASTGIEYSPLSKQFKLSKDVSVNYILHFEKLA from the coding sequence ATGACCGAACATCAGAATGTGGATAGTGCTGAAATTGCGAAGTTTGAGGCGATTGCAGAACGTTGGTGGGACCGCGAGGGCGAATTTAAACCATTGCATGACATTAATCCGCTTCGTTTAGATTTTATTCAAAACAAGAGTAATGGCCTTTTCGGTAAAAAAGTACTCGATGTTGGTTGCGGTGGCGGCATTCTTACTGAAAGTATGGCCAAAGTTGGAGCGGACGCAACAGGTATTGACATGGGTCAAGAACCATTAAATGTAGCAAAGTTACACGCGCTTGAGGCTGGTGTTAACGTGACTTATCTGAAAACACCTGTAGAAGTTTTTGCTGACGAAAACCCTGCTCGTTTTGACGTAGTAACCTGCATGGAGATGTTAGAACACGTTCCTGATCCCGCTTCTGTCATCCTTGCCGTTGCTAAGCTCGTGAAACCCGGTGGACAAGTTTTCTTCTCTACTTTAAACAAAACAATAAAAGCCTATTTACTTGCTATTGTTGGCGCCGAAAAAATCATGAAGATTGTTCCTGATGGAACACACGACCATGATAAGTTTATTCGTCCAGCAACGTTGATTGATTGGGCAGAACAAGCTGACCTGAAAGTCAGAGCAAGCACGGGTATCGAATACTCTCCACTTTCTAAACAGTTCAAACTGAGCAAAGACGTGAGCGTTAACTATATTCTTCACTTTGAGAAACTTGCCTAA
- the aroA gene encoding 3-phosphoshikimate 1-carboxyvinyltransferase: MEQLRLKPISKVNGIVTLPGSKSLSNRILLLAALCKGQTKVTNLLDSDDIRHMLGALEQMGVSVTLNEEKTEALVNGQGGILNTPSNELFLGNAGTAYRPLTAVLATTQGDFTLVGEPRMEERPIGHLVDALSDLGADITYLKTKDYPPLKIAGKRLTGGKVEIDGSISSQFLTALLMAAPLFAGDSEIHIKGELVSKPYIDITLGVMRQFGVDVDNDNYQVFRVKGNQQYLSPGEILVEGDASSASYFVAAAAIAGGEIEIRGVGSKSVQGDIGFAHVMEQVGAQIEWYDDRIVVRKGELKGVDIDANAIPDAAMTLATVALFAKGSTAIRNIYNWRVKETDRLNAMATELRKVGANVVEGHDFIEIEPPESFNVVDIDTYNDHRIAMCFSMVAVGGKEIIINDPKCTAKTFPTYFEVLASISE, from the coding sequence ATGGAGCAATTGCGACTAAAACCGATTTCCAAAGTAAATGGGATTGTCACGCTACCCGGTTCAAAAAGCTTATCGAACCGTATTTTATTGCTTGCAGCGTTGTGTAAAGGCCAAACTAAAGTTACCAACCTGCTCGACAGTGATGATATTCGTCATATGCTTGGCGCTCTGGAACAAATGGGCGTATCAGTAACGTTAAACGAAGAAAAAACGGAAGCACTAGTAAATGGGCAAGGCGGTATACTTAATACGCCTTCTAACGAACTATTTTTGGGTAACGCTGGAACAGCTTACCGCCCTTTGACGGCAGTGCTTGCTACAACACAAGGTGACTTTACATTAGTCGGTGAGCCACGAATGGAAGAACGTCCAATTGGGCACTTAGTGGATGCACTCAGTGACCTAGGCGCCGATATAACGTATCTGAAAACAAAAGATTATCCACCGCTCAAAATTGCCGGTAAACGTCTCACGGGCGGCAAGGTTGAGATTGATGGCTCTATTTCTAGCCAATTTTTAACCGCACTGTTAATGGCGGCACCATTGTTTGCAGGTGATAGCGAAATCCATATTAAAGGTGAGTTGGTTTCTAAGCCTTATATCGATATCACTTTAGGCGTAATGCGCCAATTCGGCGTAGACGTGGACAATGACAACTATCAAGTTTTCCGCGTCAAAGGTAATCAGCAATATCTGTCACCTGGTGAAATTTTAGTTGAAGGTGATGCATCTTCTGCATCTTATTTTGTCGCGGCTGCGGCAATTGCTGGCGGTGAAATTGAGATTCGTGGCGTTGGCTCTAAAAGCGTGCAGGGCGACATTGGATTTGCACATGTAATGGAGCAGGTTGGTGCTCAAATTGAGTGGTATGATGATCGTATAGTTGTCCGCAAAGGTGAACTAAAGGGCGTAGACATCGATGCCAACGCTATTCCTGACGCAGCGATGACTCTTGCGACAGTTGCACTTTTTGCGAAAGGGTCAACGGCGATTCGTAATATTTATAACTGGCGCGTGAAGGAAACCGACAGGCTAAATGCGATGGCGACTGAGCTTCGTAAAGTGGGAGCAAATGTCGTTGAAGGTCATGACTTTATTGAAATTGAACCGCCAGAATCCTTTAATGTTGTCGACATAGATACCTATAATGATCATCGCATCGCAATGTGTTTTTCCATGGTCGCTGTTGGTGGCAAAGAGATTATTATTAACGATCCTAAATGTACTGCGAAAACGTTCCCAACGTATTTTGAAGTGCTTGCAAGCATTAGTGAATAG
- the cmk gene encoding (d)CMP kinase — MQATMPVITVDGPSGSGKGTVCRLLAEKLNWDVLDSGAIYRVLALAAIHHNIALDNEADLVPLAANLDVQFLIDATTKRTKIVLEGEDVSNTIRNEEVGAAASKVAALPRVREALLRRQRAFRSEVGLIADGRDMGTVVFPDAEIKLYLTASAEERARRRFNELNDKGLDVTLSGLLEDIKARDDRDMNRKVAPLVPADDAITIDTTELNAEQVFDRVLSILSDAVMSGKLPKGSLK, encoded by the coding sequence ATGCAGGCAACTATGCCCGTGATCACCGTAGATGGCCCAAGTGGATCTGGCAAAGGAACTGTTTGTCGCTTGTTAGCTGAAAAGTTGAATTGGGATGTTTTGGATAGTGGTGCAATCTATCGAGTGTTAGCACTTGCAGCGATCCATCATAACATCGCCCTAGATAATGAAGCGGATCTTGTGCCTTTAGCAGCAAACTTAGACGTACAGTTTTTGATTGATGCTACAACAAAAAGAACCAAAATAGTATTAGAAGGCGAAGACGTCAGCAATACCATTCGCAATGAAGAAGTGGGCGCTGCGGCTTCAAAAGTTGCGGCTTTGCCACGTGTCCGAGAGGCGCTTTTACGGCGTCAAAGAGCGTTTCGTTCTGAAGTTGGCCTTATCGCCGACGGTAGAGACATGGGAACGGTTGTTTTCCCAGACGCAGAAATAAAACTCTATCTTACGGCGAGCGCTGAAGAAAGAGCGAGAAGACGCTTCAATGAGTTGAACGATAAAGGCTTAGATGTTACACTTAGTGGTCTGCTTGAAGATATAAAAGCTCGTGATGATCGCGATATGAATCGTAAAGTTGCACCGCTCGTGCCTGCGGATGATGCGATAACGATTGATACAACTGAGCTTAATGCAGAACAGGTATTTGACCGAGTCTTATCGATTTTGTCTGATGCCGTAATGTCAGGCAAACTTCCTAAGGGAAGTTTAAAATAG
- a CDS encoding HAD family hydrolase yields MPTAKPSAVLFDLDGTLLDTAPDLLKALNDILEQEGLDPINEVAFRPTVSDGSKAMLELGFGDELKSRDFESLKTRFLSLYETLGCTHSVLFDGIDLLISGLIANKINVAIVTNKPTFLTVPIVKSITTLSRIPVVICGDTLARAKPHPDQLLHACDQLNVNPSNCWYIGDAERDVQAAKAAGMKSIVAMWGYVPSTKVAQTWNADQYATNPSDIFHNI; encoded by the coding sequence ATGCCGACTGCAAAACCTAGTGCAGTACTTTTTGATCTGGACGGTACATTACTTGATACCGCGCCAGATCTATTAAAAGCACTCAATGATATTCTAGAACAAGAAGGTTTAGACCCTATAAACGAGGTAGCATTTAGACCAACCGTCTCTGACGGTTCTAAGGCCATGTTAGAACTTGGTTTTGGTGATGAACTCAAATCACGGGATTTTGAATCACTTAAAACACGATTCTTATCGCTTTATGAAACGCTCGGTTGTACCCACTCCGTGTTGTTTGACGGAATTGATTTGCTTATTTCGGGATTGATTGCCAACAAAATCAACGTTGCAATTGTTACAAACAAACCTACTTTCCTGACCGTACCCATTGTTAAAAGCATAACAACTCTTTCAAGAATACCGGTCGTGATCTGCGGTGATACGTTAGCACGCGCTAAACCGCACCCAGATCAATTATTGCATGCATGTGATCAATTAAACGTAAACCCGTCCAACTGTTGGTATATTGGGGACGCAGAAAGAGATGTACAAGCCGCTAAAGCTGCAGGAATGAAATCCATCGTGGCGATGTGGGGATACGTTCCTAGTACAAAGGTTGCACAAACTTGGAACGCGGATCAATATGCTACTAACCCATCTGATATTTTTCACAATATATAG